In one Streptomyces sp. T12 genomic region, the following are encoded:
- a CDS encoding SLATT domain-containing protein: MGQPEMQPERSSQHGRGVGGGEGAAGIRPGDLRGRAFPLGDWGEPAVRLHELYRWVERGALDTAAWYLADRVWKRRGARALRGGAAVGAVVGAALPLLDLTGVASGVAPWGYLALLLAVACMAVDRFFGVTSGWIRDVATAQAVQRRLQVLQFDWATESVREVLGPAEGTASEAAERCLGVLRRFSEDVTELVRAETADWMVEFRTGSAPMGIQSAVAGGARQDVGVGQGRLAVPPGNGARPNMPRQRPPEPR; encoded by the coding sequence GTGGGTCAGCCGGAGATGCAGCCCGAGAGGTCGTCTCAGCACGGGCGGGGCGTCGGGGGCGGCGAAGGGGCGGCCGGGATCCGGCCGGGCGATCTGAGGGGGCGGGCGTTTCCGCTCGGGGACTGGGGGGAGCCCGCGGTGCGGTTGCACGAGTTGTACCGGTGGGTGGAGCGGGGGGCGCTGGACACGGCCGCGTGGTATCTCGCGGATCGCGTGTGGAAGCGGCGGGGGGCTCGGGCGTTGCGGGGTGGGGCCGCGGTGGGGGCGGTGGTGGGGGCCGCGCTGCCGCTGCTGGATCTGACGGGGGTCGCGAGCGGGGTGGCGCCGTGGGGGTATCTGGCGCTGCTGCTGGCGGTGGCGTGTATGGCGGTCGATCGGTTCTTCGGGGTGACGTCCGGGTGGATAAGGGACGTCGCCACGGCTCAGGCGGTGCAGCGGCGGCTTCAGGTGTTGCAGTTCGACTGGGCGACGGAGAGTGTGCGGGAGGTTCTGGGACCGGCCGAGGGGACCGCGAGTGAGGCGGCGGAGCGGTGTCTGGGGGTGCTGCGGCGGTTCTCGGAGGACGTGACGGAGCTGGTGCGGGCGGAGACGGCGGACTGGATGGTGGAGTTCCGGACGGGGTCGGCGCCGATGGGAATTCAGTCGGCTGTGGCCGGCGGGGCTCGGCAGGACGTGGGGGTGGGGCAGGGGCGGCTCGCTGTGCCACCGGGGAACGGGGCGCGACCGAACATGCCCAGGCAGCGCCCGCCCGAGCCTCGGTAG
- a CDS encoding YbaB/EbfC family nucleoid-associated protein, with amino-acid sequence MIPGGGQPNMQQLLQQAQKMQQDLARAQEELAQTEVEGQAGGGLVKATVTGSGELRALKIDPKAVDPETASIEETAETLADLVIAAVQAANENAQNLQQQKLGPLAQGLGGGSGIPGLPF; translated from the coding sequence GTGATCCCCGGTGGTGGCCAGCCCAACATGCAGCAGCTGCTCCAGCAGGCCCAGAAGATGCAGCAGGACCTGGCGAGGGCGCAGGAGGAACTGGCTCAGACAGAGGTCGAGGGCCAGGCGGGCGGCGGTCTGGTGAAGGCCACCGTGACGGGCTCCGGCGAACTCAGGGCGCTCAAGATCGACCCGAAGGCGGTGGACCCGGAGACTGCATCCATTGAAGAGACGGCCGAGACCCTCGCCGACCTGGTCATCGCGGCCGTACAGGCGGCCAACGAGAACGCGCAGAACCTCCAGCAGCAGAAGCTGGGCCCGCTGGCCCAGGGCCTGGGCGGCGGCAGCGGCATCCCGGGCCTGCCCTTCTGA
- a CDS encoding DUF5063 domain-containing protein has product MSDATLHATEPDPDDFAVQISDQIESFLVAVTEVAKGDEPGSTVPFLLLEVSQLLLAGGRLGAHEDIVPDERYEPDLGPEPDVDELRENLARLLDPVDVYSEVFDPYEPRKAPVPARISDDLADVITDLRHGMAHYRAGRTTEALWWWQFSYFSNWGTTASATLRALHSVLAHVRLNQPLEELDGLDTDQGMMGDETLEFEAGRVMEQEIGEPLGMRPAK; this is encoded by the coding sequence ATGTCTGACGCCACGCTGCACGCGACCGAGCCGGACCCGGACGACTTCGCGGTCCAGATCTCGGACCAGATCGAGAGCTTCCTGGTCGCCGTCACGGAGGTCGCGAAGGGCGACGAGCCGGGCTCGACCGTGCCCTTCCTCCTCCTGGAGGTCTCCCAACTCCTCCTGGCCGGCGGCCGCCTGGGCGCCCACGAGGACATCGTCCCCGACGAGCGCTACGAGCCCGACCTGGGCCCGGAGCCCGACGTCGACGAACTCCGCGAGAACCTCGCCCGCCTGCTGGACCCGGTGGACGTCTACTCCGAGGTCTTCGACCCCTACGAGCCCCGCAAGGCCCCGGTCCCGGCCCGTATCTCCGACGACCTCGCCGACGTCATCACCGACCTCCGCCACGGCATGGCCCACTACCGCGCCGGCCGCACCACGGAGGCCCTGTGGTGGTGGCAGTTCTCGTACTTCTCCAACTGGGGTACGACGGCCTCGGCGACCCTGCGCGCCCTGCACTCGGTCCTGGCCCACGTCCGCCTGAACCAGCCCCTGGAGGAGCTGGACGGCCTGGACACGGACCAGGGCATGATGGGCGACGAGACGCTGGAGTTCGAGGCCGGCAGGGTCATGGAGCAGGAGATCGGGGAGCCGCTGGGGATGCGGCCGGCGAAGTAG
- the recR gene encoding recombination mediator RecR — MYEGVVQDLIDELGRLPGVGPKSAQRIAFHILQAEPTDVRRLAQALMEVKAKVRFCATCGNIAQEELCNICRDTRRDPAVICVVEEPKDVVAIERTREFRGRYHVLGGAISPIEGVGPDDLRIRELLARLADGTVTELILATDPNLEGEATATYLARMIKPMGLKVTRLASGLPVGGDLEYADEVTLGRAFEGRRLLDV, encoded by the coding sequence TTGTACGAAGGCGTGGTCCAGGACCTCATCGACGAGCTGGGACGGCTGCCCGGCGTCGGTCCCAAGAGCGCGCAGCGGATCGCCTTCCACATCCTGCAGGCGGAGCCGACGGACGTACGGCGCCTCGCCCAGGCCCTGATGGAGGTCAAGGCGAAGGTCCGCTTCTGCGCGACGTGCGGGAACATCGCGCAGGAGGAGCTGTGCAACATCTGCCGGGACACGCGCCGTGACCCGGCGGTGATCTGCGTGGTCGAGGAGCCGAAGGACGTCGTGGCGATCGAGCGGACCCGCGAGTTCCGCGGCCGTTACCACGTCCTCGGCGGCGCGATCAGCCCGATCGAGGGTGTCGGGCCGGACGACCTGCGTATACGAGAACTTCTCGCGCGGTTGGCCGACGGGACGGTCACGGAGCTGATCCTGGCCACCGACCCGAACCTGGAGGGCGAGGCCACGGCCACGTACCTCGCACGCATGATCAAGCCCATGGGCCTGAAGGTCACCCGCCTGGCCAGCGGCCTCCCGGTGGGTGGCGACCTGGAATACGCGGACGAGGTCACCCTCGGCCGCGCCTTCGAGGGGAGACGACTCCTAGATGTCTGA